From the Bradyrhizobium ontarionense genome, the window TTCGACTGCAGCCCATCTTGTGAGGATCTACAGAATGCGCTTTGAGGTAGCTCAAATTTGCCAAGTCGGCGCCGGCTTTGAGCAATCGATGCAGGCGCTTGCGGCAGCTATCCGTCCAAGCGTTGGACCAGCCTCGCGCGAGCAAACCAGACGCATTCGATGCTTTTTGCGCCGACACTTCCCTCGGCTTGAGGATTGTCGGCGTGACCTGGATGCCTCGGGTTTGCTGCACGTCGCAATAGGGCGCGCACCGTGGGCTGTCTGTCGAAACCCTTCGCTCAAGGCCCGCTGGTGCGACTGGAGTGACCGGTCCGGCAGGTACCTTTCGCGTGGGTGCTGTTGCCCATGCAGGTCATGCCAACGCGGGCGGCGCTCGTTGAGCGTTGTTAAGCGCCGCTGAGGGCTTTCGATGACCGTAGAAATTCGGATGAGCGCGCTCCTATCGCGGTCCGCTTAGTCTTGTTCGCCCGGGGGCAGGGCGGAGGCTCTGCCGTACGGATAGAACAGTTCTTTTCTACCCTGCTGCCATGCGGCTCTCAGTTCCGGCGTCGTGATGTCCCAGTCCGGTCTGCATTTCCTGCTGACGGCTCGCAGGTCCTGCCGAAGTTCTTCGACGGTGGGACGTCCGAAGAACCAGTAGCCATTGTAGATCTTGTGAATGACAAGGCCTGGCTCCAGCACCACGACGTGCGGAATCATCGGATTATGGACGGGATCGGTGTACTCGGCGATATCGAGGTCCTTTTGCACGATGCGCCGCGTGTCGGACAGAAAGGGCCAGTGCGCTCCGACGCCGCTGCGATATTCGTAGGTCTGGGTAATGTTATCGGTCGTGATCGTGACCAGCCTGCAATAGCCCACCTCCATCTCACGGTGGAGCTCAAGCAATCCTTCGGCCTGACGCCGATCTTTTGGACAGAAGCCGCCGCGACCGAGCACGACCACCATCGGATCCTGCCCCTGCAACTCGGAGAGCTTTCGATGCTTCCCTGTGTGGTCGCTAAGCTCGTAGTCCGGGAAGGTAGCCCCTGGCGTCATGTCGGATCGCATTTGAACGCCTCCTCTATGGCTCCATGAAGCCGCGGCCCGCGGCCATCACAGATCGATCACGATGTCGCCCTGAGGGTGGGCGCAGCAGATCAGCACGTTCCCCTCCATCGGTGCATCAACGGGGGCCGGCTGATAGCCGACCGTCCCAGCCATCAGTCCGGTCTCGCAGGTGTGGCATACGCCAGCTCGACATGACCACCGCACAGGCACGTCACAGGCCTCCGCGAGCTCCAGCAGTGTCTTGTAGGAGGGCCCCCAGTGAACATCGAGACCGCTCCGGGCGAAGGACACCATGGGTCCTCCGCCGGCCGGTCCTGCTGGCAGGTGCGGCGCCTCGCGCGGGGATACGGCAATGCCCGGAGCAATCGAGGGGCCGGCACCGAACAACTCGGTGTGAATGCGCTCCGGCGAGACGCCCAGC encodes:
- a CDS encoding redoxin domain-containing protein, whose amino-acid sequence is MRSDMTPGATFPDYELSDHTGKHRKLSELQGQDPMVVVLGRGGFCPKDRRQAEGLLELHREMEVGYCRLVTITTDNITQTYEYRSGVGAHWPFLSDTRRIVQKDLDIAEYTDPVHNPMIPHVVVLEPGLVIHKIYNGYWFFGRPTVEELRQDLRAVSRKCRPDWDITTPELRAAWQQGRKELFYPYGRASALPPGEQD